A genome region from Methanobacterium aggregans includes the following:
- a CDS encoding metal-dependent hydrolase, protein MPDWVTHLAVAWTICRILRFRFKSFSPENTMIVMVGALIPDMVKLALGLKFLGLDVWDYLEAVHIPTGSLTLAGIIALLFPERKNAFLFLSLGVATHYCLDLILMHLTGGMYLLFPFSWNYWQLGLTTSADYGVTFIAVLIAVVVYLFGRFWDGRKDFHL, encoded by the coding sequence ATGCCGGACTGGGTAACACATCTTGCAGTTGCATGGACCATCTGCAGGATTCTCAGATTCCGTTTTAAAAGTTTCAGCCCTGAAAACACCATGATCGTTATGGTGGGTGCTCTGATACCAGATATGGTGAAGCTGGCCCTGGGATTGAAGTTTCTGGGTCTGGATGTCTGGGATTACCTTGAGGCGGTTCACATCCCAACTGGATCCCTCACACTGGCAGGTATCATTGCACTTCTCTTCCCTGAGCGGAAGAATGCATTTCTCTTCCTCTCACTGGGTGTTGCAACCCACTACTGCCTGGATCTCATCCTCATGCACCTTACAGGCGGCATGTACCTTCTCTTCCCTTTTAGCTGGAATTACTGGCAGCTGGGACTTACAACCAGTGCAGATTACGGTGTGACCTTTATCGCTGTTTTGATTGCAGTGGTGGTTTACCTATTTGGGAGGTTCTGGGATGGGAGAAAAGATTTTCATCTTTAA
- a CDS encoding UDP-N-acetylglucosamine 4,6-dehydratase family protein — MKSFYEDKIVLVTGGSGSIGREIVKKLVGLNPKAIRVLDNNETALFDLEQELKSDKIRTLIGDIRDKDRLKRAFEDVDIIFHAAALKHVPLCEYNPFDAVKTNVMGTQNVMDAALDKNVEKVILVSTDKAVNPINVMGATKLLAERLTISANYYRGNKRTVFSCVRFGNVLNSRGSVVPLFKKQIKDGGPVTITNPKMSRFIMHIPDAAKLILKAGYLAEGEEIFILKMPAVNIVDLAEVMVEDLAPKNGFKAEDIKIKIIGKRIGEKMYEELMTEDEALCAVESAKLFILNSKIDTDSCEAIEYNSDTVEKLSKDEIRMIIKDIIS; from the coding sequence ATGAAATCGTTTTATGAAGACAAAATTGTACTGGTAACTGGCGGCTCAGGATCCATAGGTCGAGAAATTGTTAAAAAACTTGTGGGATTAAATCCTAAAGCCATAAGAGTACTTGACAACAATGAAACTGCGTTGTTTGACCTTGAACAGGAATTAAAATCTGATAAAATCAGGACATTAATTGGTGACATCAGAGATAAAGACAGGTTAAAAAGAGCTTTTGAGGATGTGGATATTATTTTCCATGCTGCAGCCCTTAAACATGTCCCATTATGTGAATATAATCCATTTGACGCAGTTAAAACTAATGTCATGGGTACACAGAATGTTATGGATGCTGCCTTGGATAAAAATGTTGAAAAGGTTATCCTTGTTAGCACGGATAAAGCAGTTAATCCAATAAATGTTATGGGTGCAACCAAACTTCTGGCTGAACGGCTCACAATATCTGCAAATTATTATAGGGGAAATAAAAGAACAGTATTTTCATGTGTAAGGTTTGGAAATGTTTTAAACTCAAGAGGTTCTGTTGTGCCTCTCTTTAAAAAGCAGATCAAAGATGGTGGTCCTGTTACAATAACAAATCCTAAGATGTCACGTTTTATCATGCACATCCCTGATGCAGCCAAACTCATACTTAAAGCAGGTTACTTGGCAGAAGGAGAGGAAATATTCATTCTTAAAATGCCTGCAGTGAACATAGTTGACCTTGCAGAGGTTATGGTGGAAGATCTAGCCCCAAAAAATGGTTTCAAAGCGGAAGATATTAAAATAAAAATCATAGGAAAAAGAATAGGCGAAAAGATGTATGAAGAACTCATGACCGAGGATGAAGCTTTATGTGCAGTTGAGAGTGCCAAACTGTTTATTCTGAACTCTAAAATAGATACTGATTCATGTGAAGCGATTGAATACAATTCGGACACAGTTGAAAAATTGTCTAAAGATGAAATTAGGATGATTATAAAAGATATAATATCCTAA
- a CDS encoding HEAT repeat domain-containing protein produces the protein MVSISDLEKMRDKRDIPNLIKVLDVTEDKKAREKAAYILGDIRAEEAVKPLISVLKDDHWPIRKAATLSLGRIGDKRAVEPLIKVLGDDYWHVRETAVLALGAIGDKRAVEPIIMALKDGSLNVKCEVVDALGVLGDKRALEPLMDILKEEDYILRACTVTSLGKIGDNLAVKVLLNSLEDENFFVRVNAANVLATIGDETALPTLQEALDNSKGESHEFERALKEAMNKISARKKKKA, from the coding sequence ATGGTTTCCATTTCTGATCTGGAGAAAATGAGGGATAAGAGGGATATTCCAAACCTTATAAAAGTATTGGATGTAACCGAAGACAAAAAGGCTCGAGAAAAGGCTGCTTACATCCTGGGTGATATAAGGGCTGAAGAAGCTGTGAAACCTCTGATCTCAGTATTAAAGGATGATCACTGGCCTATTCGTAAGGCCGCTACTCTGTCTCTAGGCAGAATTGGGGATAAAAGGGCAGTTGAACCTTTAATCAAGGTTTTAGGGGATGATTACTGGCACGTTCGTGAGACAGCTGTCCTGGCTTTAGGTGCCATTGGAGACAAACGGGCTGTGGAACCCATTATAATGGCCTTAAAAGACGGCTCTTTAAACGTTAAATGTGAGGTGGTGGATGCTCTTGGAGTTTTAGGTGACAAAAGGGCTTTGGAGCCGTTAATGGATATTTTAAAGGAAGAGGATTACATCTTACGGGCCTGCACTGTAACTTCACTGGGTAAAATAGGTGATAACCTGGCTGTCAAGGTTCTTTTAAATTCTTTGGAAGATGAAAACTTCTTCGTCCGGGTAAACGCTGCCAATGTCCTGGCAACCATAGGTGATGAAACTGCACTTCCAACCCTTCAGGAGGCCTTAGATAATTCAAAGGGAGAATCCCATGAATTTGAAAGAGCTCTTAAGGAAGCCATGAATAAGATCAGTGCAAGAAAAAAGAAGAAAGCTTAA
- a CDS encoding oxidoreductase — translation MYKEMMNLDGKLAVITGGDGLLGKEFCRGLAEFGAHIIIASNDEDKGRSVAMELNNDLGEEKVKYLYLDITSETSTEKFIEKTLDCFGKIDILVNSAYPRNRKYGAKFEDVEFESCKENVISHMGGYFQVAQKVAEVMKKQNSGVIINMGSIYGVLGPDFSVYGDTSMTMPVEYSMIKGGIINFTRYLATYLAPYNIRVNTVSPGGIFDNQPEEFVDNYCKRTPLDRMALPEDIVGSLIFLVSDASKYITGQNLLVDGGLSIW, via the coding sequence ATGTACAAAGAAATGATGAATCTTGATGGAAAACTAGCAGTTATCACAGGTGGTGACGGACTTTTAGGTAAAGAGTTCTGCAGGGGCCTGGCTGAATTTGGTGCTCACATAATTATTGCCAGTAATGATGAAGATAAGGGCAGATCCGTGGCCATGGAACTGAATAATGATCTGGGAGAAGAGAAGGTTAAATATTTATATTTGGATATAACATCCGAAACTTCCACAGAGAAGTTTATTGAAAAAACATTGGATTGTTTTGGTAAAATAGATATCCTTGTAAACAGTGCATATCCTAGAAACAGGAAGTATGGTGCTAAATTTGAGGATGTTGAATTTGAAAGTTGTAAAGAAAATGTGATTTCCCATATGGGAGGTTACTTCCAAGTTGCTCAAAAAGTTGCAGAAGTAATGAAGAAACAAAATTCGGGAGTCATAATAAATATGGGGTCTATTTATGGAGTTTTGGGTCCTGATTTCTCAGTTTATGGTGACACATCAATGACCATGCCTGTTGAGTATTCTATGATTAAGGGAGGTATAATCAATTTCACCCGATACCTTGCAACATATCTTGCACCCTACAACATTCGTGTTAACACAGTAAGCCCCGGGGGCATATTTGATAATCAACCTGAAGAATTTGTAGATAATTACTGTAAAAGAACTCCTCTTGATCGAATGGCACTTCCAGAGGATATTGTTGGTTCTTTGATCTTTTTAGTTTCAGATGCATCGAAGTATATAACTGGACAGAATCTACTGGTTGATGGAGGTTTATCAATTTGGTAA
- the neuB gene encoding N-acetylneuraminate synthase yields the protein MTSPIFEKLTADPKNSFIIAEAGVNHNGSLKTAKKLIDAAKEAGADAVKFQTFKTEKILTKNAQKAEYQKKTTAEDSQYEMIKKLELSPNDFRELADYADKKGITFLSSPFDIESVDLLDELGVPLFKLASGEITNFPLLEHIADKGKPVILSTGMADLGEIGEAINLFENKIPELILMHCVTSYPAKVEDVNLKVIKTLKCAFKLPVGFSDHTLGIEMDVAAVAMGACALEKHFTLDKNMDGPDHKASLEPAEFKEMVNAVRNVEKGMGTGIKRLTVEEAEIKRIARKSIVANVNIGPGTVLTESMLTVKRPGSGIEPKYFNSLIGKTITSKINKDDVLIWDMLR from the coding sequence ATGACATCTCCCATTTTCGAAAAATTAACCGCGGATCCTAAAAATTCTTTTATAATAGCAGAAGCAGGGGTCAACCACAACGGATCATTAAAAACAGCAAAAAAATTGATAGATGCTGCAAAAGAAGCTGGAGCAGATGCTGTAAAATTTCAGACATTTAAAACAGAAAAAATTCTAACAAAAAACGCTCAAAAGGCAGAATACCAGAAAAAAACAACAGCTGAAGATTCTCAGTATGAAATGATTAAAAAACTGGAATTATCCCCTAATGATTTCAGAGAACTGGCAGATTATGCTGATAAAAAAGGCATTACTTTTTTATCTTCACCATTTGACATTGAAAGTGTTGATCTACTTGATGAACTTGGTGTTCCACTTTTCAAACTGGCTTCGGGAGAGATCACAAATTTCCCCTTACTTGAACACATTGCAGACAAGGGCAAACCTGTGATATTATCCACAGGAATGGCAGATTTAGGCGAAATAGGAGAAGCCATAAATCTATTTGAAAATAAAATTCCTGAACTGATTTTAATGCACTGTGTAACCAGTTATCCTGCAAAGGTTGAAGATGTAAATCTTAAGGTTATCAAAACTCTTAAATGTGCATTCAAACTGCCTGTTGGCTTTTCAGATCATACCTTAGGAATTGAGATGGATGTGGCTGCAGTTGCAATGGGAGCATGTGCACTGGAGAAACATTTCACACTTGATAAAAATATGGATGGTCCTGATCATAAAGCATCCTTGGAACCTGCAGAATTCAAGGAAATGGTAAATGCAGTAAGAAATGTTGAAAAAGGTATGGGAACCGGTATAAAAAGATTGACAGTTGAAGAAGCTGAAATAAAGAGAATAGCAAGAAAAAGTATCGTTGCAAATGTAAATATTGGTCCTGGAACAGTTTTAACAGAATCCATGCTCACAGTTAAAAGACCGGGATCTGGAATTGAACCCAAATATTTCAATTCATTGATAGGCAAAACAATAACATCAAAAATAAATAAAGATGATGTTTTAATATGGGATATGCTAAGATGA
- a CDS encoding acyltransferase family protein, giving the protein MNEKKHYLQIDILKGLAILAVIVLHTIPGNLVRNPLSIFTVYQAVPIFFVIMGLNAAMSFKRHNYLTLDKMYNKNYIKSRFERLFYPFIVIFILSGVFGILLQKSLYIGILNILGYLPLSGPGNYFISIAFQFVFVFPLLYYLYKKNPNLILILSFVLSFVFEMVANQIPVLENNSYLYKACILRYFFIIALGIWAADNFDINNLRTILKRKFIIIGLIVSVVYMITVSVFNWNLTYFQPAWQPQTVLSFFYPLIICLVGLRYLPSSAGKISSLMGFIGKASYHIFLVQILFFGAGISMAPIIGKLGLQHIYNLYLLGIMALIGNILILVMLGSLFFILENKIRKRRKCDKN; this is encoded by the coding sequence TTGAATGAAAAAAAACATTACCTCCAAATAGATATTTTAAAGGGACTTGCAATACTTGCAGTGATTGTTTTACACACAATACCTGGGAACTTAGTTAGAAATCCATTATCAATTTTTACTGTTTATCAAGCCGTACCCATATTTTTTGTCATTATGGGATTAAATGCTGCAATGTCATTTAAAAGGCACAATTACTTGACTTTGGATAAAATGTACAACAAAAATTATATTAAAAGTCGGTTTGAGAGATTGTTCTACCCTTTTATTGTCATTTTCATATTGTCCGGAGTTTTTGGCATTTTACTTCAAAAGAGTCTTTATATTGGAATTTTAAATATTTTAGGTTACTTGCCATTATCAGGACCTGGTAATTACTTCATATCTATAGCATTTCAGTTTGTTTTCGTGTTTCCCTTATTATACTATCTATACAAAAAGAATCCCAACTTGATATTAATTTTAAGCTTTGTTTTAAGCTTTGTTTTTGAGATGGTAGCTAACCAAATTCCAGTTTTAGAAAATAATTCATACCTCTACAAAGCATGCATTCTAAGATATTTCTTTATAATCGCATTAGGCATTTGGGCTGCAGATAACTTTGATATTAACAATTTAAGGACAATATTGAAAAGAAAGTTTATAATAATCGGGCTAATTGTAAGTGTTGTTTACATGATAACAGTTTCAGTTTTTAATTGGAATTTAACATATTTTCAACCTGCATGGCAGCCACAAACTGTTTTATCCTTTTTTTACCCATTGATTATATGTTTAGTGGGCTTGAGATACCTACCATCAAGTGCAGGAAAAATTTCAAGTTTAATGGGGTTCATTGGAAAAGCTTCTTACCACATTTTTTTGGTACAGATACTATTTTTTGGTGCAGGGATTTCAATGGCTCCAATTATCGGAAAATTAGGATTACAACACATTTATAATTTATATCTACTTGGAATAATGGCATTAATAGGTAATATTCTTATTTTAGTAATGTTAGGTTCTTTATTTTTTATTTTGGAAAATAAAATAAGAAAAAGGAGGAAATGTGATAAAAATTAA
- a CDS encoding EVE domain-containing protein yields MVNYWLWVSKDGGMDDNDEVGSSQRWNGCDHDTEIGDYALIYRISPYKHIKYLVEITKDSFLNTSKLPDEEYYCEFKIVSNFENELELKDMKEEEELADWYPLKNKFHKKMFPVAEDYWKILEGMIKSKNQPPKDVS; encoded by the coding sequence ATGGTTAATTATTGGCTTTGGGTATCTAAAGATGGTGGTATGGATGATAATGATGAAGTTGGTTCCAGTCAGAGATGGAATGGTTGTGATCACGATACAGAAATCGGAGATTATGCACTGATCTACAGGATATCACCCTACAAACATATTAAATATTTAGTAGAAATTACTAAAGACTCCTTTCTGAACACCAGTAAATTACCCGATGAAGAATATTACTGTGAATTCAAAATAGTATCTAATTTTGAAAATGAACTTGAATTAAAGGATATGAAAGAAGAAGAAGAATTAGCTGATTGGTATCCTCTAAAAAACAAATTCCATAAAAAGATGTTCCCAGTGGCTGAAGATTACTGGAAAATCTTAGAGGGAATGATCAAATCTAAAAATCAGCCACCAAAAGATGTTTCTTAA
- a CDS encoding DegT/DnrJ/EryC1/StrS family aminotransferase, translated as MAHKIPLFKILWDEEDVESVGREIKSGMNWAVGPRVEEFEKLIADYIGTKHAAVFNSGTSALHSVLMAHGIGKADEIIVPSFTFIATANSPLFVGAKPVFADIEGETLGLDPESVEKNITGKTKAILPIHYGGCPCKIEELRKIADDHDLILIEDAAEAFGAGIGNKNVGTFGDSAVLSFCQNKIITTGEGGAVVTDSKELYEKLLLLRSHGRLETADYFTSAGLFDYIDIGYNFRMSNITAALGISQMSKVDDVINMRRSNSEYLTRRILEETDQLTPLHPPEGYKHVYQLYTIIAEQRDELISYLKENNIISKIYFDPVHLSHFYKEKLGYNCDLPVTEDMARRTITLPMYPSLSQDDMDFMAETIGKFYR; from the coding sequence ATGGCTCATAAAATACCTTTATTCAAAATATTATGGGATGAAGAAGATGTTGAAAGTGTTGGAAGAGAAATAAAGTCTGGAATGAATTGGGCTGTTGGGCCGCGCGTTGAAGAGTTCGAAAAATTGATAGCAGATTACATTGGAACAAAGCACGCAGCAGTCTTCAACTCAGGAACATCTGCTTTACATTCAGTATTAATGGCCCATGGTATAGGAAAGGCTGATGAGATTATAGTCCCCTCATTCACGTTCATAGCAACTGCAAATTCACCACTCTTTGTTGGTGCAAAACCAGTTTTTGCAGATATTGAAGGAGAAACACTGGGACTGGATCCAGAAAGTGTTGAAAAAAATATAACTGGTAAAACAAAGGCTATTTTACCCATACATTATGGTGGATGTCCATGTAAGATAGAGGAACTTCGAAAAATAGCAGATGACCATGATCTCATACTTATAGAAGACGCTGCAGAAGCCTTTGGTGCAGGCATAGGAAACAAAAATGTGGGTACATTCGGTGACTCCGCAGTTTTAAGTTTCTGTCAAAATAAGATAATCACAACTGGCGAAGGCGGAGCAGTTGTAACAGATTCCAAGGAACTATACGAGAAACTTTTACTTCTAAGATCCCACGGAAGACTGGAAACAGCAGATTACTTCACTTCAGCAGGATTATTTGATTACATAGACATTGGATACAACTTCAGAATGTCCAATATAACTGCTGCACTGGGCATATCTCAGATGAGTAAAGTGGATGACGTAATAAATATGAGAAGGAGTAACTCTGAATATTTAACACGCAGAATATTGGAAGAAACAGATCAGTTAACTCCACTGCATCCTCCAGAAGGATATAAACATGTTTATCAGCTTTACACAATTATAGCAGAACAGAGAGATGAATTAATAAGTTACTTAAAGGAAAATAATATAATAAGCAAAATATATTTCGATCCAGTTCATTTAAGCCATTTTTACAAGGAAAAATTGGGATATAATTGTGATCTTCCGGTTACAGAGGATATGGCCAGAAGAACAATCACACTTCCAATGTATCCATCCCTAAGTCAAGATGATATGGATTTCATGGCAGAAACAATTGGAAAATTCTACAGGTGA
- a CDS encoding acyltransferase — protein sequence MTNERFENWKPPEIEDGKLNKYNWVVQHKDNLILGYKSDVGAFTYINAKNNVFIEDYVQIGSHSSLYSISTIDNKEGPVVLKKNCRIGSHSIVMPNVTVGENSIVGAFSFVNKNIPDNSLAFGVPVKVIRELTEEEIKKLKEELDGS from the coding sequence ATGACAAATGAAAGATTTGAAAACTGGAAACCCCCTGAAATTGAAGACGGAAAACTGAATAAATATAACTGGGTGGTTCAGCACAAAGATAATCTTATATTAGGATATAAATCTGATGTGGGAGCTTTCACATACATAAATGCTAAAAATAATGTTTTCATTGAAGATTACGTTCAAATCGGTTCCCACTCTTCATTATATTCAATTTCAACCATAGACAACAAGGAAGGACCTGTTGTACTTAAGAAAAACTGTAGAATTGGTAGTCATTCAATTGTAATGCCCAATGTTACAGTGGGCGAAAACTCCATTGTAGGGGCTTTCAGCTTTGTTAATAAGAACATACCTGACAACTCCCTCGCATTTGGAGTTCCAGTTAAAGTGATTCGAGAATTGACTGAAGAAGAGATAAAAAAACTTAAAGAGGAATTAGATGGCTCATAA
- a CDS encoding acyltransferase family protein translates to MRKYYLDNLRWLIILILFPYHVLLMYSSIGSYYFHVANSSIANAFILTFAPWFMQLLFAIAGIATYYSLKRRDAKQYLKERVSKLLLPTVAGAILVIPVSVYFGFLYSGYTGSFPSLWLSIFSHPLENLANGIIVGPLWFLLYLFIISVVALPLIMKYKKGKWRIPLEKVTVPKLLLGIIPLTIGSFFLNLYPDKSIVQFLLLFLAGYFLLSDDSVQEKLEDKRWPLFISFVVLTVIYVVMALSILSSSGDAASAATSTLIISLFLMKLYANVILWLGVLGVMGMGKHYLEFKTPKTLYLSAASFPIYIFHIIWVNLFAYYIIGWVPSMMALQVILTMALSFVFTIATIEVVRRIKGVRFLFGIKG, encoded by the coding sequence ATGAGAAAATATTATCTTGATAATCTACGTTGGCTTATAATTTTGATCCTGTTCCCCTATCATGTGTTACTTATGTACAGCAGCATTGGATCATACTACTTCCACGTTGCCAACTCAAGTATTGCCAATGCTTTTATCTTAACCTTCGCACCCTGGTTCATGCAACTACTCTTTGCCATTGCAGGTATCGCCACTTACTATTCTCTGAAAAGGAGGGATGCAAAGCAGTACCTGAAAGAAAGAGTATCAAAACTCCTCCTCCCCACAGTGGCCGGTGCTATTCTGGTAATACCCGTGAGTGTTTACTTTGGCTTCCTTTACAGTGGATACACCGGGAGTTTCCCCTCCCTCTGGCTATCTATTTTCAGCCATCCCCTGGAGAACCTGGCGAACGGGATAATTGTAGGCCCCCTATGGTTCCTGTTATACCTCTTCATAATCTCCGTGGTGGCCCTGCCCCTTATCATGAAATACAAAAAAGGGAAATGGAGAATACCCCTAGAAAAAGTGACCGTGCCTAAACTATTACTGGGGATTATCCCCCTGACTATTGGTAGCTTTTTCCTCAATTTATATCCGGATAAAAGCATAGTACAGTTCTTATTACTCTTTCTTGCCGGCTACTTCTTACTGTCGGATGACAGTGTGCAGGAAAAACTGGAAGATAAAAGATGGCCACTTTTCATCTCCTTTGTGGTTTTAACCGTGATATATGTGGTAATGGCATTATCTATCCTAAGTTCATCGGGAGACGCTGCCAGTGCTGCCACATCCACCTTGATAATATCATTATTCCTGATGAAACTCTACGCCAATGTTATCCTGTGGCTGGGAGTCCTGGGTGTGATGGGAATGGGTAAACATTACCTGGAATTCAAAACCCCTAAAACACTCTACCTTTCAGCAGCATCCTTCCCCATCTACATTTTCCACATAATATGGGTCAACCTCTTTGCCTACTATATCATTGGATGGGTACCCAGCATGATGGCCCTCCAAGTAATCCTCACAATGGCGTTGAGTTTCGTATTCACCATAGCCACCATTGAAGTGGTCAGAAGGATCAAGGGGGTCAGATTCCTCTTTGGAATCAAAGGCTAA
- the rnc gene encoding ribonuclease III — translation MQLLKKFSIKPVDNHLYDLAFLHESYSNENGLSECYERLEFLGDSVLDLVVSEFLYNMGPNLTEGELTRTRSNYVCKKALHSYSMELGLDQYVKIGTGQKLARREIDSVTSDVFESFVGALYLDHGLDTVKEFLSKTVLPHIKNGDVFFHDYKSELKQLCDHDAADINYELIQEEGEPHNKTFTMVVMINGKNYGKGSGGSKKEAEQNAAKNALRKL, via the coding sequence ATGCAGCTACTGAAAAAATTTTCAATTAAACCCGTTGATAATCATCTCTATGATCTGGCCTTTCTTCATGAGTCCTATTCAAATGAAAATGGCCTCAGTGAATGTTATGAAAGATTAGAATTTTTAGGTGATTCAGTACTGGATCTGGTGGTGTCTGAATTTCTCTACAACATGGGCCCTAATTTAACTGAAGGAGAATTAACCCGTACACGTTCCAATTACGTGTGTAAAAAAGCACTCCATAGTTATTCCATGGAATTAGGACTGGATCAGTATGTAAAAATAGGTACTGGTCAAAAATTAGCAAGACGAGAAATTGATTCAGTTACAAGTGATGTGTTTGAATCCTTTGTTGGGGCTTTATACCTTGATCATGGCCTGGACACTGTGAAAGAATTTCTCTCAAAAACAGTGCTCCCACATATAAAGAATGGGGATGTTTTTTTTCATGATTATAAATCTGAGTTGAAACAGTTATGTGATCATGACGCTGCTGATATAAACTATGAGCTGATCCAGGAAGAAGGAGAACCCCATAATAAAACCTTCACCATGGTAGTGATGATCAACGGTAAAAATTACGGAAAAGGTTCTGGTGGGAGTAAAAAAGAAGCAGAACAAAATGCTGCCAAAAATGCACTTCGCAAGCTTTGA
- the neuC gene encoding UDP-N-acetylglucosamine 2-epimerase codes for MSRKILYITGTRADYGLMHSVLDEMNRNPNIDLEVVVTGMHLMEEFGSTITEIERDGFKIHTLNAVYQNDDKFSMSSFVGKFIELLTNALKEIKPDLIMLLGDRGEMLAGAIVGAYLSIPTAHLHGGEITSTVDEYARHAITKLANLHFPATEKSAERIIAMGEDPSHVFTVGAPGLDAILNMDLIGKEEIALKYGLDISKPIILMLQHPVTLESENSAHQISETIKAILNLKYQTVLIYPNADAGGRSIIKLIKQYENLPFIKLFKSIPRKDFLSLMNITSVMVGNSSSGIIEAPSFKLPVINIGSRQKGRERALNVVDVGYDAQKIENAIKFVLNDAEFKERLKSCKNHYGDGNASKRITEILTRIELNEKLLEKGIKV; via the coding sequence ATGAGTCGTAAAATACTTTATATAACTGGAACAAGGGCAGATTATGGTCTAATGCATTCGGTTCTTGATGAGATGAATAGAAACCCTAATATTGATCTGGAAGTGGTTGTAACGGGAATGCACCTTATGGAAGAGTTTGGAAGCACCATCACAGAAATTGAAAGGGATGGCTTCAAAATTCATACCCTGAATGCAGTCTACCAAAATGATGATAAATTTTCCATGTCAAGTTTTGTGGGAAAATTCATAGAACTTTTAACAAATGCCTTAAAAGAGATAAAACCGGATTTAATCATGCTTTTAGGAGATAGGGGCGAAATGCTTGCAGGAGCTATTGTGGGAGCTTATTTGAGCATACCTACAGCACATCTGCATGGTGGGGAAATCACTTCAACAGTCGATGAATATGCAAGACACGCAATAACGAAACTTGCTAACCTGCACTTTCCAGCAACTGAAAAAAGTGCTGAGAGAATAATTGCAATGGGCGAAGATCCCTCACATGTATTTACAGTGGGAGCACCAGGTTTAGATGCAATACTGAACATGGATTTAATAGGGAAAGAAGAAATAGCATTAAAGTATGGATTGGACATTTCAAAGCCCATAATTCTGATGCTACAACACCCCGTAACCTTAGAATCTGAAAATTCAGCCCATCAAATTTCAGAAACCATCAAAGCAATTTTAAATCTTAAATACCAGACTGTGCTAATATATCCTAATGCTGATGCGGGTGGTAGAAGCATAATAAAACTGATAAAGCAGTATGAAAATCTGCCGTTCATAAAATTATTTAAGAGTATTCCGAGAAAAGATTTTCTGAGTCTTATGAACATTACCAGTGTCATGGTTGGAAATTCCAGCAGTGGAATTATTGAAGCTCCTTCATTTAAGCTGCCTGTAATTAATATTGGCTCTAGACAAAAAGGTAGAGAACGAGCTTTAAATGTTGTTGATGTGGGCTATGATGCTCAGAAAATAGAAAATGCCATTAAATTTGTATTGAATGATGCAGAATTTAAGGAAAGATTAAAAAGTTGTAAAAACCATTATGGTGATGGTAATGCTTCAAAAAGAATCACCGAAATTTTAACCAGAATAGAGTTGAATGAAAAATTACTTGAGAAAGGAATAAAAGTATGA
- a CDS encoding DUF2769 domain-containing protein yields MGEVEFNNENVMKCMCSGCPVQGTSECVKGKLQKMQEIMSEDIDIATVIGPEDVPGLYCASSEASCTDLYYHEECKCAECPVFKENDLMSGKPAGYYCRDGKAL; encoded by the coding sequence ATGGGTGAAGTGGAATTCAACAACGAGAATGTGATGAAATGCATGTGCTCGGGATGTCCTGTACAGGGTACAAGTGAATGTGTTAAGGGGAAACTGCAGAAGATGCAGGAGATAATGTCGGAAGACATAGATATTGCAACTGTCATTGGACCTGAAGATGTTCCTGGGCTTTACTGTGCAAGCAGTGAGGCAAGCTGCACGGATCTCTACTACCATGAAGAGTGCAAGTGTGCAGAATGTCCAGTGTTCAAGGAAAACGATCTCATGAGTGGTAAACCCGCAGGATACTACTGCAGGGATGGAAAGGCACTTTAA